In the Ricinus communis isolate WT05 ecotype wild-type chromosome 3, ASM1957865v1, whole genome shotgun sequence genome, aaattgtcatcataatttatttttaaaaataaattaaaagaattgatatttattttaaatttttgaattaatttgataaaattattaaaaaatgcaAAGTTCAAGATTTATTGTGTGATTAGACCATCTTAATTTTGGTTTAATGAATacatattagttaattatatatctcAAACTTTAGATAATATATACTGATAACGtcaacataaaaatatatagtaaattataaattatattaagaaaatattaactatttttgttaaaattaattatttagtctaacatttaatgaataagaataggaaaataattagtttaattttaaatataaaactcagtattaaaatgaaaaaaataaaacttctaAAAAGTTTATCAATCAAGctcaattagaaaaaaaaaaaaaaaaaaagacagtGAGATTCATGTGACTAGTAACTAAATCACTAACTAAAGTGGCTTTAAACGGTGTGTTTTACTAATTAATGCAAGAATTACGTTTCAAGTTTActcaaaatctaatttttagactaacttttaaaattttcagttAGTATTTTTGTTCTGATCATATCTAACACCTCTGACTAAAGTAATCGAAAGATTAGAAAAGGACATGCGGAAGAAAGCATGCTTCAATAGATTATAGCGATCCAAAAACGGCACTTTCCTTGATTTTAgagttgaaattttaatattgatctTGTTAGTTCCAGACTAGTCAACATTGCACACCAAAGTAATTAAATGTATCAGAGTCTAGCAGAGTTAGTGCCACATGTGTGGATTCATATGTAGGATAGGTCTTTTAGTCAGAATGACGTTTAATGAATAATCTCATGGGCTTTTCATGGACATTGTAGCATGATCGGAGTGACAAAGGAAAGAGTGTTCGCTTACGGTTTGTGTTGAAGGACAGGGGACCACTAGATGGTCCACTGACCATTGGCTAAACATCATTTAGGACATAAATTAGAGGACAGGTTTGTGGTTGTGGGGTACCATTACCACCTAATAATTTATGGGATTTTCATTAGTTTGAGTCAAGTGTTGATTGGTGctgtattttatattaatcagATTGTGATTAGGTTCAAAATCTGTACTCTTTCAGTTCGAAGTACAATTGTAACACCATTTATCAGATGCCTACTAACCCATATGTCAAGTGAGGATGGCCATATCGGCAATGGCATCAAAAAGCAAACATGGAAAAAGGATACCAAGAATTCCTATACAAGCTGTAGAGTTCAAAATTccgagttttttttttttttttccttaaaatttctaaaacaCGGGAAAAAAAGTTCAAGAAATAGAGTAATTGAAGTATCAAGAAAGCCAAGTAATGTTTCTGCTGTTATCATCCTGTGTTTTCTTCCTGCTGGCATTTCGACTCCAAATTATCAGACTTTGGAGCTTGCATGCAAATCTTCATTTGCCGCAGCTCACAGAATAtgatttattatcattataatGATTTTCCTTTCTAACGATAGCAGCAGcccaattaaaattttatttgccTTTGGACAGAAATAGAAATTTCAAGAAAGTTTCCAACTCTTTCATTAGTCTCGCTAGCCGCCAACTTAGGCTTATGCATTATTTGGTTTGGTGGCCAGGttgaaaagaaagacaagGAAATGGGCTTAGCTAGGGACCCGTACCATGATAGTGATTTTTGGCATGTCCAGTGTAATGGATTCACAGCTGCACCTGTATTATCCTTTCATACAACAAAACGACCACTAAAAATAGACCAGAGACATCGGTACATCAAATTTTTAGTGTCACTAAAAGAAGTGATAATTTACATGAAATATTCTGTTATATACGCGCTTAGTTCAGTTAAAATTTAGCTTTAAAATAACAAGTTATAGATCTATTTACATTTACtgaaaaggttaaaatatttattttattttattttattttttacacaaGTTTAAGGGGCAAATTACTCTTTTTGCTAATTCCTTTTACAAGATGCTATTCTCCGACCATTAAAGCTAAAGCGTCCATGCTAGTCTCCGACCATTCTCAGTCAACGCGGtcagaaaaaaagaacatgTGAATTCCGTGTCAAAATCGTTACATATTTCAACGTGAATTTCTTCCTTGCGGGACCCACTAAACTCCTTTCTTGCTATAACCAGACTTTCGTGAGTATTAAGACCGCCAAATCCATATTGagatttttgttttcatttctcattattatttagtGGAAGAACCATACTCATCTATCTCATGCGTGATCTGCTGCTTCTCCTTCCCACCATAAAAGCGCATCCTCTATAATCTGTGCGTCTTTTCTTATCATTTCTTGACCCGAAAATAAGCATTTCCGCTCTAGCAAGAAGCAACGATGGCGGAAACCACTCTATTTTCTCCTTACAAGATGGGCAGGTTCAATCTTTCTCACAGGTCAGTCAAAATTGATTCCCTTGAAAATTTCCTTTACCGAACTGGCGATTGTTGAGATCCAGGAGGGTATTTCTGtccattattttttccttGTTTGGGGGGggtggggggggggggggacAGAATCGTCCTTTTAACTTTAATTAGTGGCACGGCAGGGTGGTGCTGGCGCCAATGACGAGATGCAGAGCGTTGAATGGGATTCCAAACGCAGCGTTGGCCGAGTATTACACGCAGAGGTCAACTCCTGGTGGTTTTCTCATTACTGAAGGCACTCTTGTGTCCCCTACCGCCCCTGGGTAATATCGTCTTTCCATCTCCccccttattttattattaaattttattattttaacttcatTAAAAAGGAGAATCTATTATTAGCTGCCCATCTGGACCCCACTACCCACTACTGGACTTATAGTGGCTTGTTAGTGGGTCCTAATAGACACTCAGTTGGCAAAATGCCTTTTCctatcttctttttattttttttaaaacttttaaaagtattttaaaattaataaaagatataattttttactgTGTCaattgtttttaatatatgtattttttataattttttcaaattcacagtattgatatttttattattattggtaattttcaattttattattattatgtaatcgcttttcagttattttttaattttttattaagaaataatcaaaattccagtttaaaaagaaattataaaaattgcacttttaatatcttaatataataaaaataaattataaattaaaaaaaaatagaattgtttcttttatattctttctattttctatgtGATTGTCTCAATTGATAGCGGCTGTTACTACTGTGTTTGGGCTCAGTCGTTGGTATGTTCTGTGCCCGGCGTATGTCAATGTTGATGGCtcttatttagattttagatGATTTGCTATTTTCTTCTAacaatttagaatattttaattttaatttaataaaattaccaTTATTGAAATTCGTCATTCCGCGGTGCCATTTAATCGACAACTTAAAcaactaatttaaaatatcagatatgttccaaaaaaaataaaaataacgaAACCTGATTTTTGTCATGTTACTTTCAACCTTTATTTCATATACTATTTTGATTTTActattgaatatttaataaaaaaagttttctttttctattgttCTGCCCATTAATGCTTCagaaatagagagaaattCTCCACCAAAAAACACGAAAATAACCACCCTTATATACACAACGTGGCCTAGTCTATGTTAATCTAcgaaaaattcttattttagaTTTGTAGTATGCCTCCATTATGCATGATCTCACATAATTGATGattataataacaaatattttatatttaaacaacaaaagataatacatattttaatattgtaattattttataagtgTTATGCATTCAATGATTGAGTTTGAAATACATTAAAGTGAGTTTCTAATTCCAgacaagaaataaaaaaagggtCATGATTTTATTAACTAGCACCCTTGAGTTGCTAaaggaattatttttatttgattgatggacatgtttctttttctttcaaaactttttaatttctttttgttgtatttcatgtatatatataaatatattggaCATCATCTAACCTTTGTGAGACCAAGGTACTTATCATCCATTACCAAGAAATGGGATACTTCATTTCATCACCACATTGATGACGTTAAACCTGAAATGTGCTTCTTAAAGCTATTTACTATGATGACTTTGTTTTTAAGAAGACTACCCTTCAATGATACACACCCATCTCATCTTATAGTGAGAAAggtaaaatgaaaataaagtgATGACAATACAAAGTAACCATAGAATgcacattaattaattgtatttatgcACACTTGAGACGTGGTTTAAGTAGCAAGAGTGTTTGTTCAAGTCCTCGCATACAAAGAGTGCTTATGGCTAGTATTCTTCCTATTGTATAACCTATAGcccattattatatttgtgtGGTTTATTGTGGCTGGTTTTTGGGATGTAGTTATACGATTCCTGTAGCCTCAAGAATATGCATATATCAATGCTTACATAACTTTTTATGCAAACCCAGGTTTCCTCATGTTCCTGGGATTTATACCGAGGAACAGGTGGAAGCATGGAAGAAGGTTGTGGATGAAGTCCATGCCAAAGGAAGCATCATATTCTGTCAACTGTGGCATGTTGGCCGTGCATCTCATCAAGGTAAACTTGCCCTCTCTCTAGTTAAAAATGTGATGTTAACTTAGCAACCCTGTTtgttacatattttatttgaagattCTCTTCTTTACATATTTGACATACTAGATTCATTTTCTTCCACCCTTTTGCACAAGGTCCTTGAGTCCATAGCGATTGCctactttatttttgtgaaaatTGGAATCTACTGTTGTTGCTTTTGAGGTACTAAATATTTCACTTGTGCTTTCTAcctaaaaattagtttatcaaCCTGGTGGAGCTGCACCCATATCATCGACGAGTAAAGCCATCTCGAACAGGTGGAGAATTCTCATGCCAGATGGGAGCTACGGTACATACCCAACACCTAGGGCCTTGGAAACCTCAGACATACAAGAGGTTGTAGAGACTTACCGCCAGGCAGCCTTAAATGCCATTCGAGCTGGTAAGTATAATGATTATatgtatttgtttattatgGTATGGCTTTGGAGCTGTACATAAGCtgaattaaataatgaatacATGTAGATAAAATGTCAAAAAGGATGAACATactttattgaatttttaataaaaggtGTATAACAATGATGCCCCTTTATGGGATGAGTTCATCCCATCATTTAAACTTGCATGCCAAAGCATGGACCAAACATCATTGTGTCTCCTTTTGGTCTCCAGATAATGATGCCCGGGAAAATTTCAGTGGATATTATCAGGGACTTACTTGCTATGCATTATGTCATTGTGGTCATgtgttaaaaatttacccgtaaTTTGGTAGAGCTTTATATCAACTAGCAAAAAGGCTGCTGAATGAATTCATTAGCTGTAGTAATGGGATGATCTGGATGGCCTTTCTGCTTGGTAGCGGGTTTAATTGAAGGTTTAGGCCAATCGACATGCTATCCACTAGTATAAGGTGgtcttgaaaaaaaaaatacccgACTTCAAATTTTGCTGATTATTTGCATTCTTGAAATGGGAAAAAAGCTATTGCTGCTACAACTGGCTTTTCATATGTCAACGTATTAATCAAAGCACCTATTAATCATCTGATCTTTTGCAGGATTTGATGGAATCGAAATCCATGGGGCTCATGGTTACCTTATTGATCAATTTTTAAAGGATGGGATCAATGACAGGACGGATGAGTATGGTGGATCAATCAACAATCGGTGCAGATTCTTAATGCAAGTGATTGAAGCAGTAGTTGCAGCTATTGGTGCAGATCGAGTTGGTTTCAGAATGTCACCAGCAATTGATCACCTTGATGCCATGGATTCTGATCCACTCAACTTGGGTCTTGCAGTGATTGAGCGACTTAATAGACTCCAGTTAAACCTGGGATCAAAACTCACTTATCTTCATGTGACTCAACCTCGTTACACAGCTTACGGCCAAACAGAATCAGGCAGACATGGCACTGAAGATGAGGAGGCTAGACTAATGAGAACATGGAGAAATGGTTATCAGGGAACTTTCATTTGCAGTGGTGGCTTCACGAGGGAGCTAGGGATTGAAGCTATAGCTGAAGGAAATGCGGATTTGGTATCCTATGGCCGagtatttatttcaaaccCTGATTTAGTCTTAAGATTAAAGCTAAATGCACCCTTGAATAAGTATATCAGGAAGACTTTCTACACTCCAGATCCTGTTGTTGGATACACAGACTACCCATTTTTGAGCAAAGAAAATGGGAGTCAGCAGCTGCTGTCGCGCCTTTGAATGGGGACATTGGGTTATGTATTTAATTGAGCATCTATCATTTGGTAAAGAACTTGATTATTTAAGTGAATATTTTGTTTGAGTCTATGTTCTCAAGgcaaaaaaattgttaaatagAGAAAATCACTCTTTTGTCAATAGACTTGAATAATAACAAGTCTATTGCTTTCTTAATAAGAAGGTGCAGCCTTTATGAGGGCAAGTCTTTGGAATATCTTATCTGTAAAAGTTTTGAACTTTGGATTGGGTTGTCAACCTGCTGcaatgaattgaaaattgcAGCCACAGACAGCCTTCATCAGTCTTATTTGTCACATTACAACGATTTGATGGAAAAGAAAGACTTCAATCTTCCTCCTGATCAGAATTTGGAATGCGGGATGTTAGAGAAGACTTCGTTACCAACTGCAATGTCAGAGGATGATATCTTTTAAGTAATGTTTTCAGTTGCAAGCCATGATTCAACTGCTGCTTGGATTTTCCTGACAGCaatcttaataataaatgttCTATGAGCTTATTAACTGAAATGCAAATGATCTAAATCTGTGCTACCAATGCATATATTTAAGCAGTAAAATATCATCGGGCGACTTAGTTGATACTACGAATGTTTACAGAAACAGGCACTTTTTTCACTTCAAGAAATGGAAAATTTATGGCCTCTGTCGATTGTCCAGTATTCTGATTGGTATAATCTACTCTCTGTAAAACTCTAAAAGAAACACAAAATTGGCAATTTGAGATTGTGGTCCAATCCTGAAGCACCTAATGTCCTAAAGGAGAGCCAAGCCGAATTGATATTAGAGGCAGAACTATTCTACCGCACAGTCATAAGCAATGGTAGATAACAAGTTCTTGAATATGTCCGAAAAGTACATTAGgccttctcttctcttttgcTGGTTAGGAGATCTATACGAAACTAGAAGTGCTTGTTGGTCCACCAAAAGCCCATTAGGCCTTGAGTTACATGGTTCAGATAGTCCCTGGAATCCACGTTCCCGAGTATAATCTCTACTCtcaaattctaccaaaaatgtGGCTTATGATATTACGGGTTCGTAACTGCATTGAGGGCgtaagttattattatataaatatatttgatcaataaaatataacaataaaatttgattatacatatatatgacAAGTTTCCCTTTGTAGTTTTGGTAGCAAATTGCTCAACTGACCATTCACAATTCAAATTGTTCACCGTTGCCCGTTGAAGATTCCAGGAGTAGGCAAAGAAGGTGAAACTATACTCACTTTTCTAACTGTAGGAAATCaaacatattcttttaatcaGTTCAATTCTCTATGTTTAAAAAGAGATGCCTAAAACTGCAAGCAGCATTGAAGTTTCCAAGCATAAGATTAAGCCTAATGAAATCTTATGCAAAGGGGACCAAAGTTGCAGATGACTTTTCACCACAGGAACACATTTCAGATATCCTAAGAGATGGGGAATTCATAATATCCACTCAGTCATTTAAGTGATAAGATGACTTGCAGAAGCTCTTTTATTAGCTGTCAAAATGTCTTCTTATGCCCTAATCTGTATCCTTACTCAACCCCCATGTGCTAGTGGACCACATTCAGATATTACCTTTCGTTGTTTTTGGACATTTCTAATGGACTTGACTTCTCTAATCAAGTTAATTGTAACACATATAATCAcatgttatttttctaatgagtTACTGAAATCGATGGTGTAATATGTTCATAATGGCTGCACAAGTATCCCAATTATGCTGGAAGAGATCTGCAGGTTGTAACATTAAATATGCAGGTTTCTCCCAACTGGAAGTTGAACTACTTAATAGTATAAAGAAATCCAAATGAACTTCACTGTAGATTTAACCTGTTTTACAGGACGAGCTAATCTTGCTGTTCGTTTCTTGCCAATCCCAATGAGTTTCAAGATTGAAACTGTTTGATCTTTGATGGCTACCATCAAAACCGATAGACCAACGACTAGTTTCCATTTCCCGCGACACAGTGTTCTGATGTGATGTGGTAAGCACGATTGGAGAAATTTTCCATATAAAACAAGTAGACTAACATCAAGCTTCTTTCAATCGACTAGTCGCACGTTACCCTGcaagaaaactaaatatatagTTGAGAACAGAACCTATATGTACATACGAGAAGACttctataaagaaaaatggaaaataggaAGCTTAAAGGCAATGAGATGAGTTTCATTGCAGATTACATTACTAAACAATATCAATTGGATTTGCAAGGACAGATTTTCAAAAGATATTTCTTGCTCATCCTTCCAACGGAAagggaatttttgtctttgtCCAAGTGGATTACAAGGTCACATGCATCACAGCTTGAAATCTGTCGTTTCGTATGTATACATTTTAGCATCTCCATGCACGTGAAGTCCTGCATTATGGGCATATCCCCTAACAACCAATACAAATGAGATGAGTCGAGAAAAAAATCTACACCTCTCCATTCTATATAAATGACAGCAGATGCTCATTACTCGCGCTCTAAACTGTAACAGCAAACACACACACCGTAAGTTACTATAGAGGAAGATGATTCTCCATATCTTCCTCATCTTTgctctcctttcttcttcctcttatGCTTTAGTGCAGGATTACTGCGTCGGGGATTTGTCAGGTCCTGATGGCCCTGCAGGATACGGTTGCAAGAAAACTGTCACGGTAAATGATTTTGTTTACTCTGGCCTGGCAGCTCCTGGTAAAATCTTACCCCTTATCAAAGCTGGTGTTACACCTGCATTCGTCGACCAATTCCCTGGTTTAAACGGGCTTGGAATTTCTATGGCTCGTTTAGACTTGCAACCTGGTGGAGTTATTCCGATGCATACACATCCTGCAGCTTCAGAAGTACTAACCGTAATTTCAGGATCAATCTGCGCAGGGTTTATTTCTTCATCAGATAATAAAGTTTTCTTCAAAAATCTTGATAAGGGAGATATTATGATATTCCCACAAGGATTACTGCATTTCCAAATAAATTCAGGAGGGAGTTCTGCTCTTGCATTTGTAAGCTTCAGTAGTCCAAGACCAGGTCTTCAGATTACGGATTTCGCTCTTTTCGCTAACGATTTGCCTTCCGAGTTGGTAGAGAAGACAACCTTCCTTGATGATGCTACAGTTAAGAAGCTTAAAGCTGTTCTTGGTGGAAAAAATTGAGGTCACCGGAAAGGGTCTCTAGAGAttgtctttctttaatttctcacCTATtccttttgttcttctttgTCACTGAGAAGGGTTCTTCTATCCAGTGACAGTTTGTGTCAGGTTTAAATTATAGCTAATAAAATGTCTACTCTAGGGAGTCTTTTTGTATTGTATTGTTTTAGTTGAGTTGGTTCTTGATGAGAATATCGTAAGTGGAAAAGGCAACATTCCTATATAAAGGCTAATGCCTTCTTTGTCTTAGTAGATGTGCAATCTTAGACCAATAAAtgcaatttctttcttatttttttctttaatcctTTACTTCTATCGAACAACAATTTAAGCTAATCTTCATATGAGAACAATTTCTGTAGCAACTTCAAGTTTagcaattaaatataaatatttgagtAATCTTGAGTATGCTCATGGCCACATCTCTCTTAGGAATGGAAATCTCATTTCAGAATTAGTCAGGATTTGCTATAACTTTATCTTCAACTCAAAATGTATGGTTCAAACTTCAAG is a window encoding:
- the LOC8281187 gene encoding 12-oxophytodienoate reductase 3, with translation MAETTLFSPYKMGRFNLSHRVVLAPMTRCRALNGIPNAALAEYYTQRSTPGGFLITEGTLVSPTAPGFPHVPGIYTEEQVEAWKKVVDEVHAKGSIIFCQLWHVGRASHQVYQPGGAAPISSTSKAISNRWRILMPDGSYGTYPTPRALETSDIQEVVETYRQAALNAIRAGFDGIEIHGAHGYLIDQFLKDGINDRTDEYGGSINNRCRFLMQVIEAVVAAIGADRVGFRMSPAIDHLDAMDSDPLNLGLAVIERLNRLQLNLGSKLTYLHVTQPRYTAYGQTESGRHGTEDEEARLMRTWRNGYQGTFICSGGFTRELGIEAIAEGNADLVSYGRVFISNPDLVLRLKLNAPLNKYIRKTFYTPDPVVGYTDYPFLSKENGSQQLLSRL
- the LOC8281186 gene encoding auxin-binding protein ABP19a encodes the protein MILHIFLIFALLSSSSYALVQDYCVGDLSGPDGPAGYGCKKTVTVNDFVYSGLAAPGKILPLIKAGVTPAFVDQFPGLNGLGISMARLDLQPGGVIPMHTHPAASEVLTVISGSICAGFISSSDNKVFFKNLDKGDIMIFPQGLLHFQINSGGSSALAFVSFSSPRPGLQITDFALFANDLPSELVEKTTFLDDATVKKLKAVLGGKN